A stretch of Ipomoea triloba cultivar NCNSP0323 chromosome 11, ASM357664v1 DNA encodes these proteins:
- the LOC115996402 gene encoding stemmadenine O-acetyltransferase-like, producing the protein MFKVELLSKEMMIKPSSPTPPHLKTLKLSFLDQISPPVFIPLIFFFHNHGEDDHGRSSQKLKQSLSKVLSLFYPLAGRLKGNDFIDCSDDGALWVEARVHGFLKDVVENPLMEELEKFLPAEPYNNGDDGELILAVQINYFLDGGIAVGVCMSHKIGDGLSLVNFVNAWAVAAREGHVAGISPPDFELPPSLFPPTTADLSGSGFSPSVGMTREKIVTRRVVFSKEKLAALKKSAAARVSDPTRVEALSAFLWSAAGRKKPQNPSAAVHAVNLRSRMNPPLPDLTFGNLWRPAIAVTSPETTQDDLVSHLRTSIRKINAEHAKALQNCHLYLENLHKAQEMFCKGEAEFCSFSSWCRFPIYEVDFGWGRPVWACTTTFPYKNVIILMSTKSGDGIEAWVNIGD; encoded by the coding sequence ATGTTCAAAGTGGAATTACTGTCCAAAGAGATGATGATCAAgccttcatcaccaactccacCTCACCTCAAAACCCTCAAACTATCCTTTCTTGATCAAATCTCACCGCCCGTTTTCATCCctctcatcttcttcttccataATCATGGTGAAGATGATCATGGCCGTTCATCACAAAAGCTAAAGCAATCTTTATCAAAGGTGTTATCCCTGTTTTACCCCTTAGCTGGACGGCTCAAAGGAAATGATTTCATTGATTGTAGTGATGATGGCGCGCTGTGGGTTGAAGCTCGCGTTCATGGCTTCCTCAAAGATGTGGTTGAGAATCCATTAATGGAGGAATTGGAAAAGTTTCTTCCCGCTGAGCCTTATAATAACGGCGATGATGGTGAGTTAATCCTGGCCGTTCAAATAAACTATTTTCTTGACGGCGGGATAGCCGTCGGGGTTTGCATGTCGCACAAGATCGGCGATGGGCTCTCCCTGGTGAACTTCGTCAATGCATGGGCCGTCGCCGCGCGTGAAGGACACGTCGCCGGAATCTCGCCGCCGGATTTCGAGTTGCCCCCGTCTCTCTTCCCGCCCACGACGGCGGACCTGTCGGGGTCCGGATTCTCGCCGTCCGTGGGCATGACGCGGGAGAAGATCGTCACCCGACGCGTGGTGTTTAGCAAGGAAAAACTGGCGGCGCTGAAGAAATCCGCGGCGGCGCGTGTGTCAGACCCCACGCGCGTGGAGGCCCTCTCCGCCTTCCTGTGGAGCGCAGCCGGCCGGAAAAAACCCCAAAACCCTTCCGCCGCCGTCCACGCCGTGAACCTCCGATCAAGGATGAACCCGCCGCTCCCGGACTTGACTTTCGGGAACCTATGGCGGCCGGCGATAGCCGTAACCTCGCCGGAGACAACCCAAGACGACTTAGTGTCTCATCTGAGAACTTCCATAAGAAAAATCAACGCGGAACACGCAAAAGCTTTGCAAAACTGCCATCTTTACCTGGAAAATCTCCATAAAGCGCAAGAAATGTTTTGTAAAGGAGAAGCGGAGTTCTGCAGTTTTAGCAGTTGGTGTAGGTTTCCAATATACGAGGTAGATTTCGGTTGGGGAAGGCCTGTTTGGGCATGCACAACAACTTTTCCGTACAAGAATGTTATAATATTGATGAGCACCAAAAGTGGGGATGGGATTGAAGCTTGGGTTAACATCGGAGATTGA